The following nucleotide sequence is from Candidatus Cloacimonadota bacterium.
GGTATTGATATTCTCCAAGATAACATAATAGAATGTAGAGACAGATTATATAATCTCTTTGTTGAAAAATATAAAAAGTTATTCAAAACTAAAACAAAAACTCTGTGTGAGAAATCTGCACGCTTTATCCTAGAAAAAAACATTATACATGGAGATGCTCTTACTTTATGCAAGGTAAATACGGATGAACCCATAGTTTTTTCCGAGTGGGCAATTATCTCAAATAATCTATTAAAAAGAAGAGATTTCACAATGGATGAGCTTTTGAACAAAAAATTACCTGAATACAAAGAAGAGGAAATTCCTTTGTTTACTGATGAGAATGATCCTGCTTTTTTACCACAACCTTTTAAAGTTTATCCACCAATACATTTTTTGAGGATAGGAGAAAATGCTGAATAACATAAATTACAATCCTGATGTGCTGACTTGTCTCGCAAACCTTAGTAACGATGAAGT
It contains:
- a CDS encoding SAM-dependent DNA methyltransferase — protein: MNEQVKSKKRIADHGEVFTAERQVNAMLDLVKQETERIDSRFLEPACGIGNFLIEILDRKLSVVEQRYKRNQIEFEKYSILAISSIYGIDILQDNIIECRDRLYNLFVEKYKKLFKTKTKTLCEKSARFILEKNIIHGDALTLCKVNTDEPIVFSEWAIISNNLLKRRDFTMDELLNKKLPEYKEEEIPLFTDENDPAFLPQPFKVYPPIHFLRIGENAE